From the genome of Papaver somniferum cultivar HN1 chromosome 2, ASM357369v1, whole genome shotgun sequence, one region includes:
- the LOC113347534 gene encoding uncharacterized protein LOC113347534: protein MVSFQTPNFPLNQRKTTLHNENSSVVSLSKKRRLEEIVVDDKDQMNFEKGSNKKMAKVVDKTNLFRYDTENPLPSEWQRCLDIQSGEIHFYNTRTHKRTCKDPRLLLSTSPKKNPDHMGLDLELNLGYESSVETHVDDTPTDNLMSSREIYDAKTKDKPTRSLGGSSNWLSVEVDHREMVAAVCMSCHMLVMFCKSSPSCPNCRFMHPLEQIPSAGTSLSKPRLRFSHCKDGSRLNNVNFMKL, encoded by the exons ATGGTTTCTTTTCAAACACCTAATTTCCCACTTAATCAAAGAAAAACAACCTTGCATAATGAGAATTCATCAGTCGTTTCATTATCAAAGAAGAGAAGGTTGGAAGAAATAGTAGTAGATGATAAAGATCAGATGAATTTCGAGAAAGGATCGAATAAGAAGATGGCTAAAGTTGTCgacaaaacaaacttattccgataTGATACTGAAAATCCTTTACCATCGGAATGGCAACGTTGCCTTGATATTCAG TCGGGAGAAATACACTTCTACAACACGAGAACCCATAAGAGAACTTGCAAGGATCCAAGACTATTATTATCAACAAGTCCGAAAAAGAATCCAGATCACATGGGTTTAGATTTGGAACTTAATCTAGGGTATGAATCATCAGTTGAAACCCATGTAGACGATACTCCAACTGATAACTTGATGTCTTCACGCGAGATTTACGATGCCAAAACCAAAGACAAACCAACAAGAAGCTTGGGTGGTTCATCGAATTGGTTATCAGTCGAGGTGGATCACAGAGAAATGGTGGCAGCCGTTTGTATGAGTTGCCATATGCTGGTTATGTTTTGTAAATCTTCTCCTTCTTGCCCTAACTGTAGATTCATGCATCCTTTAGAGCAAATTCCTTCAGCAGGTACTAGTCTGAGCAAGCCTAGGCTAAGGTTCTCGCACTGTAAAGATGGATCGAGGCTGAATAATGTCAATTTCATGAAACTCTAG
- the LOC113347533 gene encoding uncharacterized protein LOC113347533, which translates to MGKHSVGFNSPKKRYLLIFLLIFSISSVMIFIIRPSIGFCDPHGHYSVSNDDGLIQVNTGNAEVERNPLDFMKSKLVLLVSHELSLSGGPLLLMELAFLLTSVGSKVVWITNQKPTVEDQQMHSLEHKMLGRGVQVLPAKGQEAIDTALKADLVVLNTAVAGKWLDAVLKNDVSRVLPKILWWIHEMRGHYFSVEYVKHLPFVAGAMIDSHTTAEYWKNRTRERLGIKMPRTYVVHLGNSKELMEVAEDSVARRVLREHIRESLGVRNEDVLFAVINSVSRGKGQDLFLRAFHESLQIIQDQKLQVPVMHAVIVGSDMNAQTKFETELRKFVKDKGIQDHVHFVNKTLAVAPYLAALDVLVQNSQARGECFGRITIEAMAFQLPVLGTAAGGTTEIVVDGSTGWLHPVGKEGILPLAKNIVKLAANPEMRSKMGKKGYGRVKETFMERDMANRIASVLKEVLQNKGKSNRLRF; encoded by the exons ATGGGAAAACACTCAGTTGGATTTAATTCACCGAAGAAAAGATATCTATTGATATTTTTACTTATATTCTCAATCTCATCTGTAATGATTTTCATTATTAGACCATCAATCGGTTTTTGTGATCCCCATGGTCATTACAGTGTCAGTAATGATGATGGTCTGATTCAAGTAAATACTGGAAATGCAGAAGTTGAGAGAAATCCATTGGATTTCATGAAATCTAAACTTGTTCTTTTGGTTTCTCATGAGCTCTCTTTATCTG GTGGACCGTTGCTATTGATGGAGCTGGCATTTTTGTTAACAAGTGTTGGTTCAAAAGTTGTTTGGATTACCAACCAAAAACCAACGGTAGAAGATCAACAAATGCATAGTTTGGAACATAAGATGCTGGGTCGAGGAGTTCAG GTCCTTCCAGCAAAGGGACAAGAAGCCATAGATACAGCACTTAAAGCTGATTTGGTTGTTTTAAACACTGCGGTTGCTGGGAAATGGCTGGATGCTGTACTTAAAAACGATGTTTCTCGTGTACTGCCGAAGATTTTGTGGTGGATTCATGAAATGCGAGGCCACTATTTCAGTGTGGAGTATGTTAAGCACCTCCCCTTTGTTGCAGGTGCTATGATTGATTCACATACAACGGCTGAATATTGGAAAAATAGGACTCGAGAGCGTTTGGG GATTAAGATGCCCCGGACGTATGTTGTTCATCTTGGAAATAGCAAAGAGCTAATGGAAGTAGCTGAAGATAGTGTGGCTAGAAGGGTTTTACGTGAGCATATACGGGAAAGTCTAGGAGTGCGGAATGAAGATGTACTCTTTGCTGTTATCAATA GTGTTTCACGTGGAAAAGGTCAAGATCTGTTTCTCCGTGCTTTCCACGAAAGTCTACAAATAATCCAGGATCAGAAGCTACAAGTGCCAGTGATGCATGCTGTAATAGTCGGAAGTGACATGAATGCCCAAACTAAGTTTGAAACGGAACTTCGTAAGTTCGTGAAAGATAAGGGGATTCAGGATCATGTGCACTTTGTCAATAAAACCCTCGCTGTAGCTCCGTACTTAGCTGCACTTGATGTACTTGTGCAAAACTCTCAG GCCAGGGGTGAATGCTTTGGGAGGATAACCATTGAGGCTATGGCATTTCAGCTGCCAGTATTG GGAACGGCAGCGGGAGGTACAACGGAAATTGTGGTTGATGGATCAACAGGTTGGTTGCATCCTGTTGGGAAAGAGGGTATCTTACCTCTTGCAAAGAACATCGTGAAACTTGCAGCAAACCCTGAGATGAGGTCAAAAATGGGAAAGAAAGGGTATGGAAGGGTGAAAGAGACGTTTATGGAGCGAGATATGGCGAATAGAATAGCTTCAGTTCTTAAAGAAGTCTTGCAGAATAAGGGCAAAAGTAACAGACTACGGTTTTAA